One genomic region from Camelina sativa cultivar DH55 unplaced genomic scaffold, Cs unpScaffold00474, whole genome shotgun sequence encodes:
- the LOC104773159 gene encoding nuclear poly(A) polymerase 1 produces the protein MASVQQNGQRFGITEPISLGGPSELDVIKTRELEKYLQDVGLYESNEEAVKREEVLGILDQIVKTWIKTISRAKGLNDQLLHEANAKIFTFGSYRLGVHGPGADIDTLCVGPRHATREGDFFGELQRMLSEMPEVTELHPVPDAHVPLMGFKLNGVSIDLLYAQLPLWVIPEDLDISQDSILQNADEQTVRSLNGCRVTDQILRLVPNIQNFRTTLRCMRFWAKRRGVYSNVSGFLGGINWALLVARICQLYPNALPNMLASRFFRVYNQWRWPNPVLLCSMDEGSLGLQVWDPRRNPKDRSHIMPIITPAYPGMNSSYNVSASTLRIMTGEFQRGKEICEAMETNKADWDTLFEPFAFFEAYKNYLQIDISAANVDDLRKWKGWVESRLRQLTLKIERHTYDKLQCHPHPHDFQDSSRPLHCSYFMGLQRKQGVPAAEGEQQFDIRRTVEEFKHTVNGYMLWIPGMEISVSHIKRRSLPNFVYPGGIRPSHTSKGTWDSKRRSEHRNSSTSSATVSHTTTTEMSSESKAGSNSPGDGKKRKWGHDETLTDQPRPSKHVAVSVPVENSEGGSPNPSVGSICSSPMKDYCTNGKSDHISKDQVDNVFSKDPPIEKIATPQAPSQATEELEEIGDFGNQMIQQITPKDAISMVTATIPPLEATALNGSLFSNEAVEELEVLPMRQPEAGHRASVQQRKPIIKLSFTSLGKTNGK, from the exons ATGGCTAGTGTCCAACAAAATGGGCAAAGGTTTGGCATTACAGAACCTATCTCTTTGGGAGGACCATCGGAGCTTGATGTGATTAAGACCAGAGAGcttgagaag TACTTGCAAGATGTTGGATTGTATGAGAGTAACGAGGAAGCTGTTAAAAGGGAGGAGGTTCTGGGGATACTAGATCAG ATTGTAAAAACATGGATTAAAACAATCAGCCGGGCCAAAGGGTTGAATGATCAGCTGCTTCATGAGGCCAATGCAAAGATATTTACTTTCGGTTCTTATCGACTAGGG GTACATGGACCTGGTGCTGATATAGATACTTTATGTGTGGGACCTAGACATGCAACTAGAGAA GGTGATTTCTTTGGTGAACTGCAAAGAATGCTGTCAGAAATGCCTGAAGTAACTGAACTGCACCCTGTGCCTGACGCTCATGTTCCATTGATGGGATTCAAACTTAATGGAGTTTCTATAGATCTCCTTTATGCACAACTTCCACTCTGGGTTATACCTGAG GACTTGGATATATCACAGGATTCCATTTTACAGAATGCTGATGAGCAAACTGTTCGAAGTCTTAATGGTTGTAGAGTTACTGACCAAATCTTGCGTCTGGTTCCAAATATTCAG AATTTCAGGACAACACTAAGATGCATGCGATTTTGGGCCAAACGACGTGGAGTATACTCTAAT GTCTCGGGATTTCTTGGTGGTATAAACTGGGCGTTACTTGTAGCCCGAATATGTCAACTTTATCCTAACGCCCTCCCGAATATGTTAGCATCTAGGTTCTTTAGGGTCTACAATCAATGGCGTTGGCCGAATCCCGTTCTTCTTTGTTCGATGGATGAAGGATCCCTTGGTCTTCAAGTTTGGGACCCTAGAAGAAACCCAAAGGACCGGTCGCATATAATGCCCATCATTACTCCCGCTTATCCTGGTATGAACTCCAGTTATAATGTCTCTGCAAGTACACTGCGAATTATGACAGGAGAGTTTcagagaggaaaagaaatatGTGAG GCGATGGAAACAAACAAAGCTGATTGGGATACCCTTTTTGAGCCATTTGCATTCTTTGAAGCGTATAAAAACTATCTTCAGATAGACATCTCTGCTGCAAATGTCGATGATCTAAGAAAATGGAAAGGCTGGGTTGAGTCACGTCTCCGGCAGCTCACACTGAAG ATCGAGAGACATACTTATGATAAGCTTCAATGCCACCCTCATCCCCATGATTTTCAAGACTCATCCCGACCACTCCATTGCTCTTACTTCATGGGTCTGCAGCGTAAACAAGGAGTTCCTGCAGCAGAAGGCGAGCAACAATTTGATATTAGAAGAACGGTCGAGGAGTTTAAACACACAGTTAACGGTTACATGTTGTGGATTCCCGGGATGGAGATTAGTGTCAGCCATATAAAGCGGAGAAGCTTACCTAATTTTGTGTATCCTGGTGGAATTAGACCTTCACATACCTCTAAAGGAACATGGGACAGCAAACGCCGTTCAGAGCATAGAAATTCTTCTACATCAAGTGCAACAGTTTCTCATACAACTACGACTGAAATGAGTTCTGAAAGTAAAGCTGGTTCGAACAGTCCAGGAgatgggaagaagagaaaatgggGACATGATGAAACACTGACCGATCAGCCAAGGCCCTCTAAACACGTTGCTGTTTCAGTACCTGTAGAGAATTCTGAAGGCGGGAGCCCGAATCCATCTGTTGGATCCATTTGTTCAAGTCCTATGAAAGATTATTGTACAAACGGTAAATCTGATCATATTAGTAAGGATCAAGTAGATAATGTTTTCAGTAAGGATCCACCAATAGAGAAGATAGCCACTCCTCAAGCTCCTAGTCAAGCAACTGAGGAGCTTGAAGAAATTGGTGATTTTGGGAATCAAATGATACAGCAGATAACTCCCAAAGATGCAATCTCGATGGTTACTGCAACTATACCTCCATTGGAAGCTACTGCTTTGAATGGCTCTCTATTCTCCAATGAAGCAGTGGAAGAACTcgag GTTCTTCCCATGCGACAGCCCGAGGCGGGACATAGAGCTTCAGTACAACAGCGAAAACCGATAATTAA ATTGAGCTTCACATCTCTAGGCAAAACCAATGGCAAGTAA
- the LOC104773158 gene encoding uncharacterized protein LOC104773158: MSSTTIGEHIRLRRTRNQTIRHLDAAEDDPPLSHVVLPISQPNSFCNSAMSSFFLLPASSSSNSNETAKKKPYQTASFRGMGCTAAAAAQQVSVPSVIRSSADWDARIRKEKKKHKKKSKKNNKGSYEDGSIRILSEARDVVDGGGSGGCVAVPDVWCGPGLGFSTDAVVDRSVDPPRRRHLPSSRRKIDVDNHTTEGSSVLLTSSRAEPTLLSSRCRSQLQRSYPDDLTEMMMLQNGFVMGRITDLRDHYHELRLDVDSMSYEQLLELGDRIGYVNTGLKESEIHRCLGKIRPSTSHTLADRKCSICQDEYEREDEVGKLNCEHSFHVHCVKQWLSRKNACPVCKKTAYFKS, from the exons ATGTCTTCGACAACAATCGGCGAGCACATCAGACTCCGACGAACTAGGAACCAAACAATCCGTCACCTGGACGCCGCCGAAGATGATCCGCCGTTGAGCCACGTCGTTCTTCCGATTTCTCAGCCTAATAGCTTCTGTAACTCCGCGATGTCTTCCTTCTTTCTCCTCCCGGCTTCATCCTCCTCCAACTCCAACGAAACCGCGAAGAAGAAACCGTACCAAACGGCGTCGTTTCGAGGGATGGGTTGTACTGCCGCTGCAGCAGCTCAGCAAGTTTCTGTTCCTTCCGTGATTCGCTCCTCCGCGGATTGGGATGCCAgaatcagaaaagaaaagaagaagcataagaagaagagcaagaagaacaatAAAGGAAGCTACGAAGATGGTTCGATTAGGATTTTGAGCGAGGCTAGAGACGTCGTTGATGGTGGTGGTAGTGGTGGTTGCGTCGCGGTTCCTGATGTTTGGTGCGGACCTGGATTAGGGTTCTCGACGGATGCTGTTGTTGATCGATCTGTCGACCCTCCTCGGAGAAGGCATCTTCCGTCGTCTCGTCGCAAAATTGATGTGGATAACCACACTACTGAG GGTTCTTCTGTTCTTCTGACATCATCACGCGCTGAACCAACACTGTTATCAAGTAGATGTCGTAGCCAACTTCAACGCTCTTACCCTGATGATCTTACCGAG ATGATGATGCTCCAGAATGGTTTTGTAATGGGAAGAATAACAGATTTGCGTGATCACTACCACGAATTGAGGCTCGATGTTGATAGCATGTCATACGAG CAACTTCTTGAGCTTGGTGATAGAATTGGTTATGTGAATACTGGACTTAAAGAAAGCGAGATACATCGTTGTCTTGGGAAAATCAGACCCTCCACATCACATACTCTTGCTGACAGAAAATGCAGCATCTGTCAG GATGAGTATGAGAGAGAGGATGAGGTTGGAAAATTGAACTGTGAACACAGTTTTCATGTTCATTGCGTGAAACAATGGCTATCGAGGAAGAATGCTTGTCCGGTCTGTAAGAAGACAGCATACTTCAAGTCATAA
- the LOC104773160 gene encoding UNC93-like protein 1, producing MNVRDDEKTPAETHGGAEKNKPPGDKKWRFNSPLAQVTLMGFVCFCCPGMFNALSGMGGGGQVDPTAVNNANTAVYTAFTVFGVLGGAFYNVLGPRLTLAAGCSTYVLYAGSFLYYNHHHHQAFAIVAGALLGCGAGLLWAGEGAVMTSYPPPHRKGTYIALFWSIFNLGGVIGGLIPFILNYHRSSAASVNDSTYIAFMCFMFAGVLLSFGILPANSVIRNDGSKCSAVKYSSPSTEAAAVLRLFLDRKMLLIVPAAWASNFFYSYQFNNVNGLLFNLRTRGFNNVFYWGAQMVGSIAIGYVMDFSFKSRRARGFAGISLVAVVGTAIWGGGLANQHGYSLNNLPEKKLDFKDSGVEFAGPFVLYMSYGLLDAMYQSMVYWLIGALADDSQTLSRYSGFYKGVQSAGAAVAWQVDTRKVPLMSQLIVNWSLTSVSYPLLVLLVYLYVKDQDNSDDHDDSGNKV from the coding sequence ATGAATGTGAGAGACGATGAAAAAACTCCGGCGGAGACTCACGGCGGAGCAGAAAAGAACAAACCACCGGGAGATAAAAAATGGCGATTTAATTCTCCTCTGGCTCAAGTGACTTTAATGGGATTCGTCTGTTTCTGTTGTCCAGGAATGTTCAACGCTCTCTCCGGCATGGGAGGCGGTGGTCAAGTAGATCCAACCGCCGTTAACAACGCTAACACCGCCGTTTACACCGCTTTCACCGTTTTCGGGGTTTTAGGCGGCGCGTTTTACAACGTCCTCGGTCCACGGCTCACGTTAGCCGCTGGATGTTCGACGTACGTACTCTACGCCGGATCTTTCCTCTACTAcaaccatcaccaccaccaagcTTTCGCTATCGTCGCCGGAGCTTTGCTCGGATGCGGCGCGGGACTTTTATGGGCCGGGGAAGGAGCTGTGATGACGTCATACCCTCCGCCGCATCGGAAAGGCACTTACATCGCTTTGTTCTGGAGCATCTTCAATCTCGGCGGCGTCATCGGCGGTTTAATCCCGTTTATCTTAAACTACCACCGTAGCTCCGCCGCATCTGTCAACGACTCGACGTACATAGCCTTCATGTGTTTCATGTTCGCCGGCGTTCTCCTCTCGTTTGGAATCCTCCCGGCGAACTCTGTTATTCGTAACGACGGATCTAAATGCTCCGCCGTGAAATACTCCAGTCCGTCGACGGAAGCAGCCGCCGTCCTCCGGCTATTCCTCGATCGGAAAATGCTCCTCATCGTCCCAGCCGCTTGGGCTAGCAACTTCTTCTACAGCTACCAGTTCAACAATGTGAATGGACTTCTCTTTAACTTAAGAACCAGAGGATTCAACAACGTCTTCTATTGGGGAGCTCAAATGGTTGGTTCTATCGCGATAGGTTACGTGATGGACTTCAGCTTTAAAAGCCGGAGAGCTCGAGGATTCGCCGGAATATCATTAGTTGCGGTGGTCGGAACAGCGATATGGGGCGGAGGGTTAGCGAATCAGCATGGTTACTCGTTGAACAATCTACCGGAGAAGAAACTTGATTTTAAAGATTCAGGGGTCGAGTTCGCGGGACCGTTCGTGTTATATATGAGCTATGGATTGTTAGATGCCATGTATCAGAGTATGGTGTATTGGTTGATAGGAGCATTGGCTGATGATTCACAGACTTTGAGTAGATATAGTGGATTCTACAAAGGAGTGCAGAGTGCAGGAGCTGCAGTGGCTTGGCAAGTGGATACTCGTAAGGTTCCGTTAATGTCACAGCTTATTGTTAATTGGTCACTCACTAGTGTAAGTTATCCACTACTGGTGCTTCTAGTGTATTTGTATGTTAAAGACCAAGATAATAGCGATGATCATGATGATAGTGGTAATAAGGTTTAG